In the genome of Molothrus aeneus isolate 106 chromosome 5, BPBGC_Maene_1.0, whole genome shotgun sequence, one region contains:
- the ASCL1 gene encoding achaete-scute homolog 1 — MASGSPARMSSAAGQPPFLQPACFFAAAVAAAAAAAPPGPPPGAPPPQLSPAGGQPSPGGKPSAPRAAKRQRSASPELMRCKRRLNFSGFGYSLPQQQPAAVARRNERERNRVKLVNLGFATLREHVPNGAANKKMSKVETLRSAVEYIRALQQLLDEHDAVSAAFQAGVLSPTISPSYSHDMNSMAGSPVSSYSSDEGSYDPLSPEEQELLDFTSWF; from the coding sequence ATGGCCAGCGGCAGCCCCGCCAGGATGTCCAGCGCCGCCGGGCAGCCGCCCTTCCTGCAGCCGGCGTGCTTCTTCGCCGCAGCCgtggccgccgccgccgccgccgccccgccggggccgcccccgggggcgccgccgccgcagctCAGCCCGGCGGGCGGGCAGCCCTCCCCGGGCGGCAAACCCTCGGCGCCGCGGGCGGCCAAGCGGCAGCGCTCGGCCTCGCCGGAGCTGATGCGCTGCAAGAGGAGGCTCAACTTCAGCGGGTTCGGGTACAGCCTGCCGCAGCAGCAGCCCGCGGCCGTGGCGCGGCGCAACGAGCGGGAGCGCAACCGGGTGAAGCTGGTGAACCTGGGCTTCGCCACGCTGCGGGAGCACGTCCCCAACGGCGCTGCCAACAAGAAGATGAGCAAGGTGGAGACGCTCCGCTCCGCCGTCGAGTACATccgtgccctgcagcagctgctcgaCGAGCATGACGCCGTCAGCGCCGCCTTCCAAGCGGGCGTCCTCTCGCCCACCATCTCGCCCAGCTACTCCCACGACATGAACTCCATGGCGGGCTCCCCCGTCTCCTCCTACTCCTCCGACGAGGGCTCCTACGACCCGCTCAGCCCCGAGGAGCAGGAGCTTCTGGACTTCACAAGCTGGTTCTGA